The Anomaloglossus baeobatrachus isolate aAnoBae1 chromosome 7, aAnoBae1.hap1, whole genome shotgun sequence sequence ATTGTTTGGtggattgtttattttttttattttcatgacttttttttttatcgcTTTTTATTCACTTCTTgtgtaaatgatgaaaaaatgacactttgggcttttttatttttacgatGTTCGGCATAAGGAATAAATTGTGACTGTTTTATAGATCGGGTCGTTGCGGATGCGGCGATACCTATTGACTTTTCTTtgttttcacacacaagctgcgTTTTTAGTGGGGAAATGAGATTTTGTCATTTTTGGgcagtttttttctttttatacataTATTTACTGTATTACTTTCTCAGTCTTcctgtgggacatgaatatttttccCTTTGCTCGCTGCTCTTGTTCTGCAGCACATCAGACCTGTCAGTGTCTCATTAACTGTGCCTGTTAGACTCTGCCTATtatagcaggatctaacaggccaccGTACCCTGGGGTCTTCAGATGACCTGAGGGTACCATAGTAACGATCGGTACCCACAATTACTATCGTGGGAAACTGATCCTGCCAAAGGAGGGCTTTTAATTTCCTTTTAACCTTTTAGATACCACTGTTGCGACTGACAGCAGTGATTTCGATGTTAATCGGCCCAGATCGGTTCCAAAACTGGTCGGGGCCGACATCCACTTATGTCAGTCGTCATATAAAGCTGTCGCCTGAACTAATTTTGCCAGCGGGGCAACACTATTCACTTATTCCACAGCGCCATCAACAAGCCCCGAATGACGACCATTAAAAAGGGTATcgtcagtcgttaaggggttagacAGCGTGAAAATAAGCAAGTGTGGAATTGACTTGCTTCTTCAATCTGCTGTCATTCTCCAgctgtgagagcttttatctttcatagtcTACAGCTCGTTTCCATGGTGCTCGATCGCTGCCATAGTTACATTTCAGGAGAGGTGATAACTCCTAACATCCCAGTTTTCTGTTCCAGCCCAGTGATCTCTGTACAGCAGCTATCTGCTCACCTCTGCTCCTGACTGGACTCTTATCAGCCCTGCATAATCACAGGATCATTTTTACACCCTCGGTGATAATTAGAGCAAATCACTATGACTCCTGATCTCTGTGGCTTGTATCATTTGGATCCCATCTCTGCTCTTTGGGTGGATCCCGTCTCTGCTCTTTGGGTGGATCCCGTCTCTGCTCTTTGGGTGGATCCCGTCTCTGCTCTTTGGGTGGATCCCGTCTCTGCTCTTTGGGTGGATCCCGTCTCTGCTCTTTGGGTGGATCCCGTCTCTGCTCTTTGGGTGGATCCCGTCTCTGCTCTTTGGGTGGATCCCGTCTCTGCTCTTTGGGTGGATCCCGTCTCTGCTCTTTGGGTGGATCCCGTCTCTGCTCTTTGGGTGGATCCCGTCTCTGCTCTTTGGGTGGATGCCGTCTCTGCTCTTTGGGTGGATGCCGTCTCTGCTCTTTGGGTGGATGCCGTCTCTGCTCTTTGGGTGGATGCCGTCTCTGCTCTTTGGGTGGATGCCGTCTCTGCTCTTTGGGTGGATGCCGTCTCTGCTCTTTGGGTGGATGCCGTCTCGGCTCTTTGGGTGGATGCCGTCTCGGCTCTTTGGGTGGATGCCGTCTCGGCTCTTTGGGTGGGTGCCGTCTCGGCTCTTTGGGTGGGTGCCGTCTCGGCTCTTTGGGTGGGTGCCGTCTCGGCTCTTTGGGTGGGTGCCGTCTCGGCTCTTTGGGTGGGTGCCGTCTCGGCTCTTTGGGTGGGTGCCGTCTCGGCTCTTTGGGTGGGTGCCGTCTCGGCTCTTTGGGTGGATGCCGTCTCGGCTCTTTGGGCGGGTGCCGTCTCGGCTCTTATCGGGGCGGGGTGCCGTCTCGGCTCTTATCGGGGCGGGGTGCCGTCTCGGCTCTTATCGGGGCGGGGTGCCGTCTCGGCTCTTATCGGGGCGGGGTGCCGTCTCGGCTCTTATCGGGGCGGGGTGCCGTCTCGGCTCTTATCGGGGCGGGGTGCCGTCTCGGCTCTTATCGGGGCGGGGTGCCGTCTCGGCTCTTATCGGGGCGGGGTGCCGTCTCGGCTCTTATCGGGGCGGGGTGCCGTCTCGGCTCTTATCGGGGCGGGGTGCCGTCTCGGCTCTTATCGGGGCGGGGTGCCGTCTCGGCTCTTATCGGGGCGGGGTGCCGTCTCGGCTCTTATCGGGGCGGGGTGCCGTCTCGGCTCTTATCGGGGCGGGGTGCCGTGGGTTTCTCTTCGTGCCTATGATAGTTCTTCTTGTCAGGCACATCGCTAGTGTTATAGCGGTATTATTAGTGACTGTCCCTCTGCATACTGTCGTTCTCCTCACTCTGCGGTTGCCGTTTTTCAGGTCCTTTTATCAGATTTGGGGACCTGGTATCGGAGAGGAGAAGGGATCGGTCAGTGCGGCCTCGACGCGTCCTCTACAGGTGAGCTTGGGAAGCTGTCACAGGTCCTAAAGTCTAATCTTTCGGTTCTGgggaggggtgacaggtgaggggggGCCCCCCCGGTGACAGGTGAGGGGACCCCCCCGGTGACAGGTGAGGGGACCCCCCCCAAGGATTTATTTGATGTGCGTTTATTTGTCATTAATCAAGGCTGGAATAAAGATGGCGAAGAGGGTGAGCGTCATGGACAGTCAAGGGGTGAATAAGAAGCCCTCGCCTTCCCGCGTGCGGGTGTCGgtgcggctccggccgtacatggaGAAGGCGGAGGAGAAGGCCTGTGTCCGGGGCCTGGACTCGCAGTCACTGGTGATCGTGAACTGGAGGAACCAGTTGGAAACCATGCAGTACCAGTGAGTGACCAGTAATGTGCCGTCTGCTGCAAATGTCGCCAATGACCGGACACAACCGGGGACTGTCACAGACTTTCCCTCTTCTTCTGCTCCTCAGGTTTGACGCTTTCTATGGGAACAAGGCCACGCAGCGCGAGATCTACACCGGCTCCGTGTATCCCATCCTTCCTCACTTGTTGGTAGGACAGAACGCCAGTGTTTTTGCCTATGGGCCGACAGGAGCAGGTACGTAGTGTCCTGGGAGGTTGGGGGGTTATATAGCCCCTGGACTCCGTGTAACGAGCTGTCCTCTCCAGGTAAGACCCACACCATGCTGGGGAACCCGCAGCAGCCGGGCATCATCCCGCGAGCTGTCAGAGACCTGCTGCAGATGACTcgcgggacggaggaggaggagaactGGAGCTTCTCCATCACTATGTCCTACGTGGAGATTTATCAGGAGAAGGTGGGTGACGACCTACGGCGCCGCTCGAGACGGACCATATCCCCCCGATGTGGTGTTAACCCTTCCCTTCTCAGGTGATGGATCTGCTGGAGCCCAAGAACAAGGATCTTCCAATCCGAGAAGACAAAGACCACAACATCCTCATCCCGGGAGTGACCCATAAGACCATCACCTCCTTCTCAGACTTTGATGAATATTTCATTCCCGCCAGTCAGAATCGGACCGTCGCCAGCACCAAACTGAACGACCGGTCCAGCCGCAGCCATGCCGTGCTCCTCATCAAGGTGAGGGGGGGGATGATCTGGTAAATCACTCCGGGGGGGTCTGGCAGTAGGAAACTATACACTTGTCTCCCTGCCATTACTAGTAGGTGCCACCTCATTACCAACATGAGAGGTGACCAGGTGAGGCTCTTGTAGTCGCAGCCATGTCCAGCTCCTGCAGTAATGATTACCTCTGACATGTAGGGTCTGGAAAGCTGGGGGTCCGCCCATACAAGTCCTGTACAGGGTCACAGTTGTCACTTTTGGCTAGTGAGCAGACCAGTTGTTTTTACACTGCGGGTTCTGCTCCAGGCCCCCCGCACAGAGCAGGCTCctcaaccccccccacccccctcccctcctcagagcggaCATATTCCTCTCGCACAGAGCGGCCGCCCCACCCAAACACGGCCCGCTCCTCCCACCGCACAGAGCGGATGCGCCCCCCCTACAGAGCGGGCTCTCCCCCGCACAGAGCAGCCTCCCCCCCACACCCTCCTACAGAGCGGGCTCTCCCCCGCATAGAgcggcctcccccccccccccccccccccaccctcctacAGAGCGGGCTCTCCCCCTGCACAGAGTGGACGACCCCTCCACCCCCCTACAGAGCGGGTTCTCCTCCCCCCCACCTGTACAGTGGACGAacacccaccccccacccccctgcgCAGAGCGGACACCCTTTTCCCCCCAGAGCGGAGCCCCCACCCACCGAGCGGCTACCCCTGCACGTCTCTACGGGCTGCACGAGGGCGAGCGCTGGTGATGGTATTATAGCACATTAGCTTTGGAGTCTGCAGGAGCGTCCCCGTGCTCCTTCCTCTGGGTGTAGACGCCACTTATGAGTGTGCAGATTTTCCAGCTCGTCGTTGACTAATTGAGCAGGGCCATGGCGGCTGAGGTGGGTTACTGAGCCCAGTAGGGGGCGCCACTGGTCTGTGACGGGGATTCCTGCTGGCTTTTGCTCATTTTTAGGCGTTACGGTGGTGTCACGTTTTGGATTACAAGGATTTCCGGATCTCGTCAGTCTCACACTTTCTACGTGGACGTTGAACGTTTCATTCCTGTTCCTCAGGTGCAGAAGAGTCAGCAGATTCCTCCGTTCCGGCAGCTGACCGGAAAGCTTTACCTCATAGACCTGGCCGGATCGGAGGACAACCGGCGCACCGGAAACAAAGGCATCCGCCTGAAGGAGAGCGGCGCAATCAACTCCTCCCTGTTTACCCTCAGTAAGGTAGTGGACGCCTTAAATCAGGGGCTGCCCAGAATCCCCTACAGAGACAGCAAGCTGAcccggctcctgcaggtgaggCATGGTGGGCCCGGTCTCCCGTTATATAGGGGTTATGATGCCTTGTAAAGCTGGGGTCTCCTGTGCTGCTCCGTGGCACCCGCCGTCCGGACCTTACAGTCCCCGTGGCCGGTCTCCTCAGTGCCGCCGGGCCCTTGGGTCATTATCACACGTCTGATGATGCTGGTTTCTTCCAGGACTCGCTCGGAGGTTCTGCCCACAGCGTAATGATTGCAAACATCGCCCCGGAGCAGCATTATTACTTTGACACTCTCACTGCCCTCAACTTCGCTGCCAAGTCTAAGCAGATCATCAACAAACCCTTCATCCAGGAGACCACCCAAGCACCAGGTAGAGGGGTCTCCTCCAGGCTGACACGGGGTGTAAGGGTGGCAGAAGATCTGCTGAGAAATGTCCTCTCACTCCTTCCTTTCCTTTCTCAGTTCAGCCCACCATAAAGAGACCTCGGGATGACCTGGAGAATATGGTGCCACCGCGACACCTTAAAAAAGTCAAGACTGAGTCCATAGAAGAGTCTCCGAACTTGTCCAAGGAAGCAGCCAAGTGCGATTCTCACCTGTGGGGTCTGTCTCTGCTGTGGGTTATTGTCGGGCTTGTGAGACCTTTTCTGCTTTGTTTACAGGAGTAAACTCCAGATCGCCGACTTAGACCCTGCGGTGGTGGAACGGCTGCTCAAACTGGACCGGATCCTGATGGAGAAGGGAAAAATGGAAACCCAGCTACTGAGCACCCCCAAACGTGAGCGTATGGCCCTCCTGAAGAAATGGGAAGAGAGCCAGATGGAGATCGAGGTGAGACAGCGGCGGTCCATGATGTGCGGTGCAGCAGTGATCTGTATTCTGCGCTGCTCCATTgaaactacaattcccagcatgcaCTGTCAGAAATTGCTAGGAGGAGTTTTACAAGTGGGGTGGTGATGATAGCGTATCCCTGATTATCCAGGGGTGCGATGTTGATTGACATATGTCTTACCACACCAAAGTGACAGGGCAGATACGCCATTACTTACGTAGCactcactgaatacagttttatggtaaaacaataatGCAACAATTTATGAAgattgcatcaggataatgttcTGTTATGGAATGGCAGAAACAATataataatattcatttatatagcgctgttaattccacagcgctttacatagaatagcaacactgtccccgttggggctcacaatctaggttccctatcagtatatatttttggagtgtgggaggaaaccggagaaccaggaggaaacccacgcaaaccctGTTCTATTGATTAATGTAAatcatagtatatagagaaataGGCATCAATACATTACCAAGTATTGTAGCATCACTTCTGAACTGGAGCGACCTCAGTGTCAGCGAGAAGGAGAATACTCTGGTTTTATCATCACAGAAGAAGTGCATCCACTATACCTTCTGGAACGTCCCTGAGCAGAGTCCCCTATTTTTATACATAGCTCCCACGTCCTCCTCCATCACAGCTGCGCAGCATGTGTAAGCCAGATCATCAGTATCTTGCAGTTGCGCAGTATGTTGTTTTTCACAAAGTTTATGATCACAGCACAGTGCTGCAAGGTTACTAATTACATTTCAAAGCTCTCCAatagtttttttttcacaaagttAACTCTGCATGATCACGGCATAACGCTCTAAGATTGTAGCATATGGACAGCATGACCTCCATAATCACctattctgaagactggataccCATCTTAACCCAGTCACACACTCATACTTGTCTCATTCGTATCACAACATCGCTGTATCATAAGGCAACGGTCCAGCCGGCAGTGTCCATGTACAGAGGATCAGGATGCTCATTGCCGCCGAGGACTGAAGTAGAGTAATATCCCTTCCTTTTCAGAGGCTGAAGGAGAAGCAGAAGGAGCTGGAGGAGAAGGCCCTGGCGGCTGAGGCTCGTGTGAAGTCAAACAGCTCAGACGTTGACCTGTCCGATTCCAGCGTCAGCGAGAACACTTTCCGGGTGCCGCTCAGGAATCACGCCACATCCACTGCCAAAGGGAAG is a genomic window containing:
- the KIF22 gene encoding kinesin-like protein KIF22 isoform X2, encoding MAKRVSVMDSQGVNKKPSPSRVRVSVRLRPYMEKAEEKACVRGLDSQSLVIVNWRNQLETMQYQFDAFYGNKATQREIYTGSVYPILPHLLVGQNASVFAYGPTGAGKTHTMLGNPQQPGIIPRAVRDLLQMTRGTEEEENWSFSITMSYVEIYQEKVMDLLEPKNKDLPIREDKDHNILIPGVTHKTITSFSDFDEYFIPASQNRTVASTKLNDRSSRSHAVLLIKVQKSQQIPPFRQLTGKLYLIDLAGSEDNRRTGNKGIRLKESGAINSSLFTLSKVVDALNQGLPRIPYRDSKLTRLLQDSLGGSAHSVMIANIAPEQHYYFDTLTALNFAAKSKQIINKPFIQETTQAPVQPTIKRPRDDLENMVPPRHLKKVKTESIEESPNLSKEAAKSKLQIADLDPAVVERLLKLDRILMEKGKMETQLLSTPKRERMALLKKWEESQMEIERLKEKQKELEEKALAAEARVKSNSSDVDLSDSSVSENTFRVPLRNHATSTAKGKRVLRVQPLQGLNQNVKQVGIPVVEKKMRKGHDGCENALSWEINVRTDLLENGREKILSLLNTGSLKELKSLQKIGDKKAKLIVGWREVNGPFTNVEDLASMEGMSTKQVTSFLKANILSIAAS
- the KIF22 gene encoding kinesin-like protein KIF22 isoform X1 yields the protein MAKRVSVMDSQGVNKKPSPSRVRVSVRLRPYMEKAEEKACVRGLDSQSLVIVNWRNQLETMQYQFDAFYGNKATQREIYTGSVYPILPHLLVGQNASVFAYGPTGAGKTHTMLGNPQQPGIIPRAVRDLLQMTRGTEEEENWSFSITMSYVEIYQEKVMDLLEPKNKDLPIREDKDHNILIPGVTHKTITSFSDFDEYFIPASQNRTVASTKLNDRSSRSHAVLLIKVQKSQQIPPFRQLTGKLYLIDLAGSEDNRRTGNKGIRLKESGAINSSLFTLSKVVDALNQGLPRIPYRDSKLTRLLQDSLGGSAHSVMIANIAPEQHYYFDTLTALNFAAKSKQIINKPFIQETTQAPVQPTIKRPRDDLENMVPPRHLKKVKTESIEESPNLSKEAAKSKLQIADLDPAVVERLLKLDRILMEKGKMETQLLSTPKRERMALLKKWEESQMEIERLKEKQKELEEKALAAEARVKSNSSDVDLSDSSVSENTFRVPLRNHATSTAKGKRVLRVQPLQGESLQQLAAEGELSGTGLGLNQNVKQVGIPVVEKKMRKGHDGCENALSWEINVRTDLLENGREKILSLLNTGSLKELKSLQKIGDKKAKLIVGWREVNGPFTNVEDLASMEGMSTKQVTSFLKANILSIAAS